tgcacacatacacacagacaaacacacacactctgagtcAGCAGAAACTGGAGCCTGGTGACACCATTAATGAACCCAAGTGTTATTCTTCAATTAAACTACAGACAGGTACAGAGCCAAGGATCTCCTCTCAGAGCCGCTCCAGTTACATGACGGCCCGATCCTCCTCTTCCTAAAAGCTCTCTTTCTCCTTATCTATCGCTCCATCATCCTCTCTGCTTTCTTGCTCTATCATGCCTCCACTCACTCTGCTGCAAAGTCTCATTGTctcgtttttttccccctcattcCATTTAAATGCACAGTAAGGTATGAGTTGTAGCAAGCAAGCTTAATATGTCAGGCACATAGCTGCCAACTTATGTCATTACATACTTATCAGCTCTTTCCACTTCCTTGGTGTCTATCAATCTGTCAGTGTGCAGAAGTAGACACAACACTGGTACTCCTGCAGTGGCCTGGCATTCCAGCAGAGGGCGTCGCTACTATGTGGAGCTGCCTGAAGCACATATGATATTACCTTGAAATATAACAGGCATTCAAACTCAAAGGGCATTTGAATCAACTAGTTGTTAAAGGACATTGAACATGGCCCTGCGCATTTAACACACCCctgtgacttttatttttggtttgaatTTGTACTTTTCATGCTGTAATTTAAATCAGGTGAAGAAAGCAAGACTCATCTGACTAAATGTAATTTTTCCATCTTAGTAAGCTTTTGCCTCTGGGAGAGAACTGAATATAAATAATGACTTTAGGTCTCTAACTACTAACAAATAGAGcgaaaaagcaataaaacaacgATTTCCCCTCATTAAGACAAAGGAATGAAACATGCTCCGTTGGTGGAAAGTAAATAAGCACATTTATCCAAATAAGTCCACGTTTGCCACTTCTAGTGTACTCGTACTTTACGTGTGTATGTCTCCTTTACTACACAAAGCACAGAAGCTGAATGTCAACCAACTACATAAAGTGGCCtcacatgttaatgcatcaataactAAGATAATCTAATAAAGTAATTACATAACACTGAAAGGGCCCATTCTTCACAGTAGCTCATGTTACATTTGATACTTTATGCCCACATTTCTGACAGAactttagtacttttacttaagcaCATTTCTAATGGGGGACTTTTATTTGTTATAGGCAATTCTTTTAGTCTGGTGTTGCTGCTTGTAGTGAAGTAAATGATATGAATGCCTCCTAACAACTGACATGCACTCATAGCACAGAGGCTGTTTATACATGTAGCATACTTATATTGTCCTTAATGacatgatcttcatcatcatcagcaacCTCACAATCATTATAAATGAGCTTTGTGAAGCTGTTTcgccatatatatatatggtcaCTTCCTTTATCCATCAGCATGAGTGCATCATTGACGGCCTTCTCTGTCCGACTCCCTTTTCCTgtgtccccccccacccccccacccttctTGGTCTCCGTGATGTCTCAGCTGTTGCTccaagggaggaaaaaaaaaagcggtCAGCCTCGTCCGATCAGGTGGCGTCTGCTGAGACACAGAAAATCCATTCTCCGTCAGTGAAGCGACAGGGAGGAAGTCACGACGCGCACACACTCCCACTTTCCGTGAGGGTGATCCGTAGAGAACTCATGACTCCGCAACCGGCAACGTTACGCGGCGTACGCACACTTACGCACAGACTTATGGACTACGTGTCCGGGCACACACGCTCTCCTGCTCCGGCAAGTTGGCTTTCATGGAGGCGATATATGGAGCCACAAGACTGGAAAATGTTTGCCCCTATCCTTAGCCAGAGTGAATACACATTTGACCttttttatgtaatatttaaCAATTACACAGTGGGAGCATCCAAGGTCATACTGTCTTTAGTATGTGTGCGCTAAAATGAGAAGAATGAGTTCGGGACTATTCAAAAACGAGGTCTCTGTGCGTGTATATAACTGTAAAGGAGAGCAATAAAAGCCCATAATACAGTCCTTCGGTAGTATTAGATTATGTGTATTAGATGTGCATTTTTGATTAGGCTTTCAAAGCTGCGCTAAAGATGCAGCCTGAGCGTGACTTGTGGAGAtgatgaaatgaattaaaagcgTGGAAACGGTGGATGATATTTCAGCCGATGACACGAGtataaaatatcagaatcaCAACATCGGGACACCCTCattagttattatttttaaatctcaaataaaaaagataaaatagaCCGGCACTACTGAAGTCAGCTCTGCGTTTTTAATAGCTTGCTGCTGATGCGGTCACATGAGTCGACGTTTAATATGTGAAACTTCTGAAAAAGACTCGCCAGGAGTGCGCAGTGCTGTATGTCAGCCCATAGAGGACACACCTACCCTGTTTTAATGATCCACCAATCATCCACGTCCCCGGACCGCGGCTCCACCACACAGCCACAATATGGACAGACCGAGTCAGAGGTGGACGTGTTCTGTCTCAACGGAGAGGGCTGACCAGCTTAGTGCGCAGtgacagaggaataaaaaaaactcccacaATCAAATAAAGCCAGAGCAAATAGATAAAGTTTTGTGGGACGAGTATCTCTCCGCGCGGTTTTCGTTTTCACTGAACGTCATCCTGGTCCATGGGTTCAAGTTGCACATAGGAGTAGGCTACAAGTTTCCAATGGACAGACACTTGGAGACGACTGACCCAACAAGCATGGGAATATTTTTGTAATGTGGATTGCTACTCCTTTGCAAGAAAATCAAGGTCTGCTGCGGAACAATGTGAGACGTTGTGCGTCTTGGATTTTCGTGTTTCTGGATATCTTGAAAATCATTGGCAACAGTTGATAAGGAAGAAGTTATGATTAAAGGATCGTATGCTGCGACCCCGGGACCAACATGGATTTGTCATTACATCCCCCTGCCCCTTATGTAGAGAAATTTTAGCCGGTCCACttgagttgttgttgtttttgtttttgttgttgttataagCCACTTGTTGTAAACTTCATGTTTGAGAACGAATCGCCACATTGGCCTCTTGGATTTTAAAACGTCGCCTGCCTTTGGATTGGATTTCCAACACCATGAACTTTATTGACAGTTTGACACTATTATTTTTGACGCTGTCAGCTGTCAAGGTGAGTCACGGAGGAGATTggacagaagagagaaagagagagagagaaaaaaacaatcaatcgACCTCTATTTGCGAAATGTAGCCACTGGTCATTAATGTGTAGCTCGTCCTTGCCTTTCCCCTGGCTAGGTCATCGCTCGTGTTTAAACAAGCTGAAATGTTTAGTGGCTTTGGGGAGATTTAAACAGCTATTACGCAAAGCCGACGCTGTATAAACCTAACCCACACACTCGTGGGTGGTGCGCTTTTTGTGTTGTAAACGCGGCATatgtaatgattttaaaataatgttgtcAAGTTTGACGCTGGGTGATTGCAGGCCTACTCTAAAACCACCTTGGAGATATTATTACGCTTTAAAGACGCAGTGGCGCCTTTCTGAATTAGGACATGTGAGCAGGTTCACTCCTGGCGCTGAGACCATATACTCTCATGTTCAGCCTGCTCCATTAAGAACAAATGCCACTTTTCTCACTGAGACGTCCACTTTCAGAACAAAAACTTCACAGATTAATCAGGTTGACTTGGAGAATTTTAATGGCTGTTTCCGAGCGCGCTGTAAATCGTTTTCCATATAATCATTAATCAAGTGCAGTGTGCCCGGGGAGGCTTTGAGCAAAGGTTTCAAGGGTAATACACCAATAGGaggctgcattttttttccagcaaCATGACCGGACTTTGAAGGATTATTTCCAATAGGAGTTTGCCAGCTCAAAGGACGTGAGGATGTTTCAGTTTGCATCATAGCTCCCTTGAGCATCTTACCCATGAGTTAATGAAACCTTCCCCCTCCAGACTCCTGCAAAGTGTTTATTTAACTAACTGGTTAATTTAATGACAGCTAAGCCACCAAATCAACACTGAATTGTACCAGGATGCTGCCTCAGCTGCTCATTATCAGTCAGCCTATCATCACTCAGTTTAGGGGCCGATGTTCGCAGCTTGACGCCCGAGCATTAATAATACAGTATATAGTGTTTTAGAGGCCTGGGGTCCCTCACGCCACCAGAAGGGGGTGGAGACTGCGGCACCCACACAACCAGGCGCTTTTTGTTACTTTTCATTAaagaatggggggaaaaaaagtttctcaCTGAGTACAAACCGGTGCTACAGGACTGGGTCTCACGCAATATTGGCGTGATATTGCGCGAGTTGCGCGCGTTTGTAtggcagaaagggagagagagcgagagggagggagggagggagagggagagaagacgcgcggttttgtgtgtgtgcgtgtgaaggCGAGAGAAAGTTGTGCGTAATGCGCGCACGGTTGGAAAGTTGCCAAAATGCCTTGTGGTCCGACTGGTGTGGTGACAGCAGCCCCCTATGAGGGAAAGTAGCAGACTGAAATTCTTACCGGCTTTAATGGCAACACTTATTAATCCGCGTTGCCAAGAGGCGGCGGAGGACCACATTAAAGATTTGGTAACTGAACCAAACCAACGCAGTAATTGTTTGTGAAGTTTTGTCACGTAGCTGATGTGGGAGAATTTAGGTCAGCCATCGCCATGTAAGGCTTACACACCACATAAAACAGGCTTTATGATAATTACCATATATGCAATTTAAATAAGGTTAAAATACATATGTGACATATATTAATAGCTGTTTTTACTTTACAATGTGGCTTCCAGAATCATATGAGATGTCAGATATGAAACATTCtcttaaaaagtgaattttattttttgaatgcTTATAGAAGATATAGTTCAACTCCCACTGTCCCCTATACTGTATATAGACTAGTCCAAGATAAGATACATACTGTGTTTTTCATATTCTGGCCTGGTcaacagaaatgtcaaaatgtaaatatatattttatgcgCAACTGTGGATAAGTAAAGGGCATTCTGGGCTCTTGCACAATCTACTGTAACTAACAgcctgatgtttttttttctccttgcaGAGTGCCCACATACCgaaggaaacagaaagaggTCCACATGACGGTATGTGTCCCATGGGGCACCGTGGGAATACAGTCTGTACTGGGCTCCCTGGCTGGCACACAGCCAAATAGAAAAGAGCTAGTTTGAGGTTCACCTTGACATCAAAGGGAAACTTTACTGCCTCCTGGTGGACAACTGCATGTCCAGATTTATCCCCCCCAAGACTCCTCTTTGAGTAAACGAGCAGTTTCACCCCTAAATCTGAACACTTGGACGTTTTCATCTTGTACAGCATTCCTTCTTGTTTGAGGTTAAGCTGAGGAAATGTTATGGTGACCAGACTCTTTTATAGAATGGAATTTCACCCTCTTGGCTCACAATTTCATTTTGCACAATCCCAGCATTGCCCAATCCAATTTGGACAATCAGGAGCTGAACTTCATGATATTGCTCAGGGCCAGAGTATTTGGTTTGGCTTCCCAGGAGGATGTCAGCCTGGGGTTGTTTTAGGCTCTGGGTGATATTTTGGAGGTGTTGTGTGCTAATATCTTTCTCAAGAGCAGAACCCCTGCAAAGACCGAAAGGGGGGGGGAGTAGACTGAAGGTGAAAAAGCAGACAATTGGCTGATATCTCACAGCTGTAGATTAACTCAATCACAATGAGACAGAAGAACAGctataaaaatgacaataacaatTATTTGATGCAGTGGATAGTGTCAAGATAGATATCGATATAGAGCACTTGTTGATTCTATTGGGGAAATGTGTGTAAACGCAAGTAATTCTCCGTTTACTTGTATAAACCAAGTGCTTCTCAATGGAATGACAGAAAGTAAAATGTGTGCGCGCATGTATTTCATCTCTTTCACTGTGACTCTTATGAACCTGCCAGCTTATTTAATTCACGACTCCTTTTAGATGTGTGTTATTGTTACAGCACCGTAGTATTGAAGAGTCAATGGTTTAGACTAGAGTTCTGCTGCCATTTTGTAACCCTGCACACTCTGACTCTGTCTCCCAGTGATCCCTTTAATGGAGGTGTACAACAAGAGTTTGTGTCAGCCTcgggagctgctggtggagatTCTGCAGGAGTATCCGGAGGAGGTGGAGCACATCTTCATCCCGTCCTGCGTGGTGTTGACGCGCTGCGCCGGCTGCTGCAATGATGAGATGCTGCAGTGCATGCCCACGTCCAGCTATAACATAACAATGGAGGTCAGGAACGTTATTTACAACAGCAATAATTGGGGGGTTTGTGCA
Above is a genomic segment from Pempheris klunzingeri isolate RE-2024b chromosome 18, fPemKlu1.hap1, whole genome shotgun sequence containing:
- the vegfab gene encoding vascular endothelial growth factor Ab isoform X2, translating into MNFIDSLTLLFLTLSAVKSAHIPKETERGPHDVIPLMEVYNKSLCQPRELLVEILQEYPEEVEHIFIPSCVVLTRCAGCCNDEMLQCMPTSSYNITMEIKRIKPQRQQNDIFMNFTEHSACECRLKKEVKEQKENVCEPCCDHCSERRKRLFVQDPATCRCSCKHTDEYCKYRQLELNERTCKCDKPRR